Genomic DNA from Cloeon dipterum chromosome 3, ieCloDipt1.1, whole genome shotgun sequence:
GATGTGCAAATTGACAAGTCTTAGGAGAACTCCTGCTTGAGCAACTTGGCGATTGTGTTGAGCTGGATGTTCGAGGTGCCTTCGTAAATGCAGCCAATCTTGCAATCCCTGTAGAACTTCTCTTGGGGCAAGTCCCTAGTGAAGCCTACACCGCCCATCCACTCAACGCACTTAGAAGTTGTCAATGTTGCTACTTCTGCAAATTATAATTCCACTTCAGGATTATTacgctttaaaaattgcgaCAGTTTTAACAGCTTAACCTGGAAACAAGTGATAGTAAATCTAATAAGCCAGTgagaacatttaaaattatttagccatgaaattaatttttagtttcagtTAAGAAAATGCCATATCCTGCTTCCTGGAAAAGCTTAATGTGTggataaaagaataaaatcaagaCTGGTTTAAGATTTCGTTCAAAAAGAGACTTTTTGGTAAAggatctaaaataaaaatattgctagaGTACAactatgaaaaatttgtttctaaattgaattttaaaaagcaaaattttgccaCTCTCTTACTACAGACATGTTGAATAGAcaattgcaaattgcaaaatgttaaCAACATATTCTTTTATTCGGTACCATTTTCTCATTTGAACACCAATAAAAGTTTTCATGTAGAtgtgacaaataataattgtaaatgtgTAAATTTATCAAGACTGATAATTGTGAAACTTACGAGAGCTAAACAGCTTTGCCATGGAGGCCTGCTTGACAAAAGGCTCCCCAGCTTCTCGGAGCCTAGCGGCGTTGTAGACCAGAAGACGAGCTGCCTCGATTTGAGTTGCAATGTCAGCAATTTGATGTTGCATGCCCTATGTTTGGTATAGGCAAATTAAGATCTCCAGCTTGACATTTCAGAATGGGCATGCCTGGAAATCGTAGATTGGCTGTTTGAACTGCTTTCTCTCAAGCGTGTAGGGAATGGTGGCATCAAAACAGCCTTGAGCAAGGCCGACCATTTGGGCACCAATTCCAATGCGGCCTTCGTTCAGCATTCCAGCAGCGTACCGATAGCCCTTGCCGAATTCGCCCAAAATATTGGACTTTGAAACCTTTTCAATGAGCACATAGCTTGTCAGAATCTGCGAAAAACGCTTCAAACTATTGCGCAGTTACCCTAACTCCGTCAAAAATGACCTGACAGGTGCTTGAAGCTCTGATGCCAAGCTTGTTCTCTTTTCTGCCTATGCTCAGTCCAGGAGTGCCCGCTTCCACAATAAATGTTGTGATACCTCGATAGCcctaaatgaatatttttggtcCCTGACgttttattacttaaaaaatctCACGGCAGATGGGTCAGCATTTGCCATGACGAGGAAAATTCCAGCTTGGTCAGCGGTTGAAATCCAAACTTTGCTACCATCAATGATGAAGTCGTCGTTGTCTTTCTTTGCGACGGTCTTCATGGCGAAGGCGTCAGATCCTGACCACGGCTCTGACAGGCAAAATACGCCAACCTGTAAAAAGATcgcttttaataaaagataTCTATTCACCTGACAACAATATTTACAGTATCTTGGGCAAGTCTTGGCAGGTACTTCTTTTTCTGCTCCTCGGTCCCCAGTTGCATTATCAGGCTGTTGACCAGGGTGTTCTGAATGTCGCAAACCAGGCTGACAGCAGGGTCAACCTTAGACAGTTCCTCCACAACCAGGATGCTCGAGAAAAAGGAGGCGCCGGTGCCACCATAGTCAGGAGGAATCTCGATTCCCATTAACTAATTAAacatacaattaattaattaaatcctgaaagtttaaggaaataaactaaccccattttcaaaatacattGGCAAAATGCTTGGATCCAGTTTTTCTTCTTCATCCATTTTCTTGACTAATGGTGCGATTTTTTCTTGGGCCAGTTTCCGAACTGATaagaaaaaaggattttagGGGGTTATTaagctctttaaaataaaatttttcatttgttgcaTTCACCCGTGTCTCTCATCATTGTCTCCTCATCTGTGAAGTGTCCCAAAGGCGCCCCAGCATGATGATTCTGTCGAACGCTGATAAATCCTCTTCCTACGCTTGCTTTCTGCAGGCTTCTTAAATGCTATAATAACATCCACCAAGCATTGCTGATTCAATAAAAAACGtgacattattattattctcctCAATTCTCTTTAATATTactgaataatattaaacagctttagaatattacatatattatgtaaGTAGAAATTAATAGTAAAATGATTGGTAAATAATAGGCTCTcttgaaaaaatctaaattgaataaattgattgTTATGTAATAACGAGAGCTGGAAAATTGAGCGTCATAATGgatataattatgtatatgATATTGTATTAAGTAAGTATGTAtctacaaattaaaagaaaggcAATACCGGCAGCATATGTATACATAAATACAGCCAATATACAcaataaatgaacaaaaataaagcattGATGCCATTAAATTGAAGTTGAAGCATACCTTGAAAACCAGAGACCGGCTCATTTTGACTTAGAAGAAACGGCGATAAGCgatgatttcaaaaattaagttaagaaGTTATGTATTTCCTTATACATAAAAGATCTTGGCACAcgattataaaatttactctGAAATGAAAGCTTCTGTTGTTATGtattccaaaatattaattcgtaTGATTTCAACACAAGAGCGATGTAATTCAAAGTAATGAgagcagataaaaaaaaaatcggtgtGCTAGGGCAAAACTAAGGCGCACAATAATATCCGATAATATCACACAGCTGGTTGGTTTTGGTGGCCGCTGTGGCCTTCGGAGATATTTTTGCCTGGATCCCTTCGCCACGGCAGACATGACATACAGCGCCAGATGATGGGGCAGAGGCGGCAAAGCAAACGCGactgtcattttttatttccctaaataatatatgtatttcttCTAATTATTTAGTTTGTTAACAAAGGTAAGGTTGTTATATATCTAGCAAAAAAGATCTAGAAGGCAATCAAAAagtgttcatttttatttacttgacTATATTATCTTGTTTGTGCCGTTTTTTGTGCGCGGTGAAACACGTTGGAAAAACAGGACAATTCACAACCGATTcagataatattaattattatgataatTACATTATGATGGAGAAATAAGTCAAGACGAGCACGAGCAGTGCATTGTTGCGACCATTTGAGTAAGGACCGAAAGAAATACGTAACCGGAAATAGCATCACTGATTtcacaaaacattatttcagtTCTTGGAgtgtatttgattttttgcggTGTTTACTGTCTAAAGAACATTTCAGGGTCCtagaatgataaaaaaatatccatccatttatgatttttcctaTTCTACAATTTCTATTAGTTTTTGCCTCTGCGGGGGATGTGAGTATGCATGAGCTTAAATACATATGCTATATTATGCATCTCCCTTctagacaaaaaattaaattattttaacagctGTTCATGTATGGGAAAACTGATAAATTAGCATTCTAACCAAGCATATGTCGTCAAGTGTCCTGAGGACAAACAAACTGTTGGGTAAATTTTTGGGTCCATTTCGACATTGctcccatttttttttttttacttctgaCTTGTCTTATTGATGTATTTGTATATTGTGTataagtgagaataaacatctataataaaaaattatggctTAACTAGGatgcattttttacattttactaGAAATGTAGAAATGCGCACACGTTCTGGGAAATCTCTCAACACGGGGTGAACTGCACGCACTTGCAGCATTGCACTGAAGCGGCCCAAGCACAGTTATTGTGACTTCACAGGTACCGAAGTGACCTTATAATAAAACACAAGCACTCAACCCCGTCAAATGCAATCGCTGTAGATTCAGATATGTGGATTTTAATGGATACTTGTCTAGAGGGCATAATTATATTCCTTTCAGAAGAGCAATGATTTAGGCGACAATAAAGCTACCACATGGATGCTTCATCGCACAAATAGCTTTAAACAATCATACAAATGATTCTCcagccatatttttttttcccAGTAGACCAATTTTTCTCCAGCAACATTTCCACAgtcaatgattttaattaagctcCAAGTGAAGGACACTCATTGGAGTGTTCCCACCAACAGGTACACATAcacattaaatgaaaataagtgataatttaaatgttttgtcaCTCGTGTGACAAAAcacttatatatttttaggacattaatttaaagaatctGGCGCAATACAGCCTGAACTACTTTTATAATccatttcaattgaaatatcgccaacaaaagaaaaagcacCAATACTGATTGTGACAGTGAAATGCAAGTTGATGTTTTGGATTACAGTATTTTCACAAGATATGGTGATGTAAGGttttattatcaaataaatatattaaagtCATGAGCACTCATGCAGCCACATCATCTTTACATCGCCAATTCGGAAAATCATCTTGCCTAATTGGGAGTGCTTATTCAGCGATCTTTTCAATTCatatcatttcaaaataataattatactaAAGACATACAAATATAATGGACATTAAACTAAAGATTAATAATTGGATAATAACCagtcctgaaaattaaattttggatcaaAGAGCAGAGTTAAACTCTCTCAGCTTCAggaaaatatgataatttatttgtttaataataataaaccaaaagctaatataaatattttaaaccgaCAAAGGTGAACATGTTTGATGGAGAATGCAACGGAAAATGGATGGCAGATGAAAGATTCGTGTTAGCTTCCACTTCAACTTTATTCCAAAAAGTATAAGCATGTtattattaaagtaaaaacaattttctttaaaaaagttacACATGCAAGCATTTATAGATGATAACATGGTAATTCCACGCAACAGCCGCAACGATAAATCAGATTGTAAACCAAACAAACATAATATCAACTTAATTGTCTCTGCTGATAgtaatgacattttttaacaattattttttagtgagCAATATCTTTTATCTTCATGATTGCACAGCGAGTTacatgaaatattgttttattaaaaaaattcttaagcacttttaactaaattattgCTAGCGACCCTCTTAACTTTACACAAATcaataagaatttttcattctttttcttctttaatgctaaaaaatatacattatttGGTTGGAAGCTCTAAATTAATAAGGCGAATTGATAAGCGACAGGAAATGCAACCACAATCATCATCGCTGACCACACAGTGCGAACTAAATTTCtcgtttgaaatttatttccacttttaaaCCCGACTTCTGAGGCTTGAATAATGAAACTATGCTACAATTTAGGAATATCTTTGGCTTTCCTTTTTAGTGCTTTGGCAGCACAAAATGTGAGTACATGCGTGAACCAAAATTTACTATCATAAATGGACACGTGTCAAGCACACATGTTCAAAGCACATTGTTGACATTAagtacataaattaaaattttgcaggaaatttttcgTGGTGGCAACCAAGTCGAAACTGTCACCGTAAGCAAGCATGATAGTTGCTTCCAGGTTATCCAAAAATATAGTGAGTATACAGAGCGATTCATTAGATCAAGTTTATCAAGGATATTTTCCGCGATAGATGCGAGCGAACTGGAAATATCCGAAAATGGcacaagcaaaatatttctccaATGGCCAACACACGTGAGATGTGACTTAGGGTACGCTGAGGCGATAATTTACTTCAATGAGCACGCTAAAACCCCGTCAGTATGCAGTAGCAGTGGAAGATCAGAATTCAATTCTTACCTATTGAGGAACTATCTTATTCAAGAGTACTCTTCTGGAAGAAACGATTCAGAAGAAATGACTTTTAATGTAGCAAAGCAAGGATGCTTCTTCGCTGAAATTGTTTATACGAATTACTCAACTAATGAAAGAACGATTTTCACCAGCAGACCAGTGTTTGTGCACACTCAAGTTCCAAAAGGTTAGTATGTAACgtattttccagcaaaaagattttttatttgtgatgtTTCAGATAAAAGCATTAATCTGCGCAGTTTAGTTTCTTCAGATGACAAGCTGTACCTAGACATGATTCTTTTAATGGTTGCTGTGGGAGTTGCTGTTTTATGCGTTGCCTACAGGGCCAGTTGCCGACTTtacaagtttattttcaaggGAAGCGAAGAAGAGGAGAGATGTAAAAATACAATCTGATCtctatttcatatttatgatTGTGTGAAATGATTTCTAACTTCACTAGTGCCGGTGATTCTCACAATAGTGAAACAAAACACTATTAAGAAACAGAGAAGCTTGAAAGTACTGCTTTTGTACGCAAGACAAGAAGAGGAGTTTATGAACTTAGTTCAGGAGCTGAGAGAACACCTACAAAGTAGTCTCGCTTGTGAGGTTAAGCAAttgaacttgattttaaaGTGAGTATaggattaataaattaaaattttaaggtggTCGACATCTACCACAAAGACTACGAGCACAGAGTGAACGAGTTTGGGTTTGAGTTTGTTGAAGATTTCCTGCATAGCGATTCCTGCTTCAACGTTCACCATGAAGTGAAAATTGTTATGATCCACACGGATTGGGGATTGAAAATTTACGAGGCGCACATGACAAAATGCAAGATTCAGTACAAGGAACCAAAATACATTGACTCCTATTATGACGAGgccctgaaaattttaatccaagcCGAAAACGTTGATTACCAAAAGATATATCACATTGGATTTGAAGACTACCCACTGGAGAAACCACTTAGCAGACCAAAATTCAACTGTAACCCTATGTATTACTACCCAAAGGAGTTTGAGCTCTTTGTTCAAGCCATCAAACGGAGGCAACTAGACTCTGTTACAGGAAAATAGCAAACTAACCAAAATGATCTTGCAATTTCAGGccagatgaaaaaattcaagaagaaTCAACAGATGACTTGCAATTAGCTGAAACCCCTTGTTAAGTTTCATTTAAGGTATAAAGCtctttaaacaataaataaatattaacaaacCAAAAAAGTTAATCGAGTTTTTAAGCTTTGAACaaccagtaaaaattaatacctcAAATTTAAT
This window encodes:
- the LOC135938480 gene encoding short/branched chain specific acyl-CoA dehydrogenase, mitochondrial-like: MSRSLVFKHLRSLQKASVGRGFISVRQNHHAGAPLGHFTDEETMMRDTVRKLAQEKIAPLVKKMDEEEKLDPSILPMYFENGLMGIEIPPDYGGTGASFFSSILVVEELSKVDPAVSLVCDIQNTLVNSLIMQLGTEEQKKKYLPRLAQDTVGVFCLSEPWSGSDAFAMKTVAKKDNDDFIIDGSKVWISTADQAGIFLVMANADPSAGYRGITTFIVEAGTPGLSIGRKENKLGIRASSTCQVIFDGVRVSKSNILGEFGKGYRYAAGMLNEGRIGIGAQMVGLAQGCFDATIPYTLERKQFKQPIYDFQGMQHQIADIATQIEAARLLVYNAARLREAGEPFVKQASMAKLFSSQVATLTTSKCVEWMGGVGFTRDLPQEKFYRDCKIGCIYEGTSNIQLNTIAKLLKQEFS
- the LOC135938479 gene encoding uncharacterized protein LOC135938479 isoform X2; this encodes MKLCYNLGISLAFLFSALAAQNEIFRGGNQVETVTVSKHDSCFQVIQKYNASELEISENGTSKIFLQWPTHVRCDLGYAEAIIYFNEHAKTPSVCSSSGRSEFNSYLLRNYLIQEYSSGRNDSEEMTFNVAKQGCFFAEIVYTNYSTNERTIFTSRPVFVHTQVPKDKSINLRSLVSSDDKLYLDMILLMVAVGVAVLCVAYRASCRLYKFIFKGSEEEERLPVILTIVKQNTIKKQRSLKVLLLYARQEEEFMNLVQELREHLQSSLACEVVDIYHKDYEHRVNEFGFEFVEDFLHSDSCFNVHHEVKIVMIHTDWGLKIYEAHMTKCKIQYKEPKYIDSYYDEALKILIQAENVDYQKIYHIGFEDYPLEKPLSRPKFNCNPMYYYPKEFELFVQAIKRRPDEKIQEESTDDLQLAETPC
- the LOC135938479 gene encoding uncharacterized protein LOC135938479 isoform X1 → MKLCYNLGISLAFLFSALAAQNEIFRGGNQVETVTVSKHDSCFQVIQKYSEYTERFIRSSLSRIFSAIDASELEISENGTSKIFLQWPTHVRCDLGYAEAIIYFNEHAKTPSVCSSSGRSEFNSYLLRNYLIQEYSSGRNDSEEMTFNVAKQGCFFAEIVYTNYSTNERTIFTSRPVFVHTQVPKDKSINLRSLVSSDDKLYLDMILLMVAVGVAVLCVAYRASCRLYKFIFKGSEEEERLPVILTIVKQNTIKKQRSLKVLLLYARQEEEFMNLVQELREHLQSSLACEVVDIYHKDYEHRVNEFGFEFVEDFLHSDSCFNVHHEVKIVMIHTDWGLKIYEAHMTKCKIQYKEPKYIDSYYDEALKILIQAENVDYQKIYHIGFEDYPLEKPLSRPKFNCNPMYYYPKEFELFVQAIKRRPDEKIQEESTDDLQLAETPC